In one window of Tumebacillus algifaecis DNA:
- the spoVAD gene encoding stage V sporulation protein AD — MGLIGKQTWEFSTKPVLIATGAVVGPKEGEGPLGQEFDTVHQDPYNGQDSWEKAERRFFEEACQTALKKANLANDVIDVLYAGDLLNQIVTANFGARTLAVPFLGVFGACSTSMESLALAAMTVDAGYANHAMAATASHNSTAERQFRYPTEYGGQKPPTAQCTVTGSGAAIVGRTGNGPRITHATIGKVVDLGVKSPFEMGPAMAPAAVDTIARHFKDTGRTPEDYDLIVTGDLARVGHKIAEELLGKEEGLFFGDRFKDCGILIFDPDQSEVFSGGSGCACCAVVTYGHLLKRMERGELNRILVCATGALLSPLSSQQGESIPCVAHAVVIERGEWV; from the coding sequence ATGGGATTAATCGGGAAGCAGACATGGGAATTTTCAACCAAACCGGTGTTGATCGCCACTGGAGCGGTCGTCGGTCCTAAAGAGGGCGAAGGGCCGCTTGGGCAAGAGTTTGACACGGTGCATCAAGATCCGTATAACGGGCAGGATTCGTGGGAAAAGGCGGAACGCCGCTTTTTTGAAGAAGCTTGTCAGACGGCGCTGAAAAAAGCCAACTTGGCGAACGATGTGATCGACGTGCTGTATGCGGGAGATTTGCTGAATCAAATCGTCACGGCCAATTTTGGGGCGCGGACACTGGCCGTTCCGTTTTTGGGAGTGTTTGGTGCCTGCTCGACCTCGATGGAATCGCTGGCATTGGCGGCGATGACCGTCGATGCTGGCTATGCGAACCATGCGATGGCGGCCACCGCTTCGCACAACTCGACGGCAGAACGGCAGTTCCGCTACCCGACCGAATACGGCGGACAAAAACCGCCGACCGCACAGTGCACGGTGACCGGCTCGGGTGCGGCGATCGTCGGGCGCACAGGAAACGGGCCGCGCATCACCCATGCGACGATCGGCAAAGTTGTCGATCTCGGTGTAAAATCGCCGTTTGAAATGGGGCCAGCGATGGCACCTGCCGCGGTCGATACGATTGCGAGACATTTTAAAGACACGGGTCGCACGCCAGAGGATTACGATCTGATCGTGACGGGCGACTTGGCGCGGGTCGGGCATAAGATCGCCGAAGAGCTACTCGGCAAAGAGGAAGGCTTGTTTTTCGGAGATCGCTTTAAAGACTGTGGAATCTTGATCTTTGATCCAGACCAGTCGGAAGTATTTTCGGGTGGGAGCGGCTGTGCCTGCTGTGCGGTCGTCACCTATGGTCATCTGCTCAAGCGAATGGAACGCGGAGAACTGAACCGCATCCTAGTCTGCGCAACAGGCGCGTTGCTGTCTCCGCTCTCCTCGCAGCAAGGCGAATCGATTCCCTGTGTCGCGCATGCGGTGGTCATCGAGAGGGGAGAGTGGGTGTAG
- the spoVAE gene encoding stage V sporulation protein AE, which produces MTFLYAFLVGGLICVIGQLLMDLTNLTPAHVMTLLVVFGAVLDGFGLYEPLIKLAGAGATIPITSFGNALVHGAMAEAEQHGLVGIITGIFEVTSAGVSAAIVFSFFAALLFRPKG; this is translated from the coding sequence CTGACGTTTTTGTACGCGTTTTTAGTCGGCGGACTGATCTGCGTAATCGGTCAGTTGTTGATGGATTTGACCAATTTGACGCCCGCGCATGTGATGACGCTGTTGGTCGTGTTTGGGGCGGTGCTCGACGGGTTCGGACTGTACGAGCCGTTGATCAAATTGGCTGGGGCTGGAGCGACGATTCCGATCACCTCGTTTGGTAACGCGCTGGTGCACGGGGCGATGGCCGAAGCAGAGCAACACGGACTGGTCGGCATCATCACCGGGATCTTCGAGGTAACATCGGCGGGCGTTTCGGCGGCGATCGTCTTTTCTTTTTTTGCGGCGCTGCTGTTCAGACCCAAAGGGTAA
- a CDS encoding stage V sporulation protein AE — translation MGKRKVILITDGDQVARKAVEKVAAEVGCRVISRSSGNPTPLSGQQLIRLIEHAKHDPVLVMFDDNGNGDYGYGERALEYVVNHPNIEVLGAIAVASNTPMVDGVHVDFSIDQNCQLIDDAVDKDGHPSHSVEHVVYGDTVDILSSCEIPMIVGVGDIGKMQGKDHFLKGAPITKAAIIEILKRSGYDHVADH, via the coding sequence ATGGGGAAGCGCAAAGTCATTTTGATCACAGATGGGGATCAGGTCGCGAGAAAAGCGGTCGAAAAAGTGGCAGCCGAAGTTGGTTGCCGCGTCATCTCTCGTTCATCTGGCAACCCGACTCCGCTCAGCGGTCAGCAATTGATTCGGCTGATCGAACATGCCAAACATGATCCGGTGTTGGTCATGTTCGATGACAACGGGAACGGTGACTATGGCTACGGCGAACGGGCGCTGGAATATGTGGTCAACCACCCGAACATCGAAGTGCTCGGCGCCATCGCTGTGGCTTCCAATACGCCGATGGTGGACGGCGTGCATGTCGATTTTTCGATCGATCAGAACTGCCAGTTGATTGATGATGCGGTCGATAAAGACGGTCACCCTTCGCATAGCGTTGAGCATGTGGTCTACGGTGACACGGTAGACATCCTATCAAGCTGCGAGATCCCGATGATCGTAGGTGTTGGTGATATCGGCAAGATGCAGGGTAAAGACCATTTTTTAAAAGGGGCGCCGATCACCAAGGCTGCGATCATAGAAATTCTGAAACGGAGTGGATATGACCATGTCGCGGATCATTAA
- a CDS encoding spore germination protein, with the protein MSRIIKNTDIPPADQDLHLEKQLSKNLTFFERALGIGESYDMIKRPMTFAGHDFCLLYINGFIKDAIIDDILRMLAQVKKEQLAFDTFEKLLNTYLSHTQVEKEEQTNKIITAILSGQTVILIDGFAQAFIIDARSYPARTPQEPELERVVRGSRDGFVETLVQNTVLTRRRIRDPRLRMETMQIGKRSKTDVCVAYLQDVADDSLVEEIKGRLQKIDVDGLPMAEKSVEEWLTKRNNWNPYPVVRYTERPDVAAMHILEGHVLIYVDTSPSVMITPTTVFHHVQHAEEFRENPAVGAYIRWVRFLGIVASLFLIPLWILFTLIHREWLPEPLSFLGPDTVGAIPIILQFLLADIGIDMMRMAAIHTPSPLATAMGLIAAVLIGDIAVKVGLFSPESILYLSVAAIGMFATPSYELSMANRLSRMFFILAVAFFDWYGLVAAVALWFILLARTKSINRPYLWPLLPFNFKALWEIMVRTPMQYKNQRPSLLNPKDKDRQPN; encoded by the coding sequence ATGTCGCGGATCATTAAGAACACGGATATCCCGCCAGCCGATCAAGATCTTCACTTAGAAAAACAGCTTTCAAAAAATCTGACGTTTTTTGAACGAGCGCTTGGGATCGGGGAAAGCTATGACATGATCAAGCGCCCGATGACATTTGCCGGACATGATTTTTGTTTGCTCTATATCAATGGCTTTATTAAAGATGCGATCATCGATGATATTTTGCGCATGCTGGCTCAAGTGAAGAAGGAACAGTTAGCATTCGATACGTTCGAAAAGTTGCTAAATACGTATTTGTCGCACACGCAGGTTGAGAAAGAGGAGCAAACTAATAAGATCATTACCGCGATCCTGTCCGGGCAGACGGTGATTCTGATCGACGGATTTGCGCAGGCTTTTATCATCGATGCGCGCAGTTACCCAGCTCGAACCCCGCAGGAGCCAGAATTGGAACGGGTCGTGCGCGGCTCGCGTGACGGATTTGTGGAGACGCTCGTCCAAAACACGGTGCTCACCCGGAGGAGAATCCGTGACCCGAGGCTTCGCATGGAGACGATGCAGATTGGCAAGCGATCCAAAACGGACGTTTGTGTCGCGTACCTGCAGGACGTGGCTGACGATTCACTGGTCGAAGAGATCAAAGGACGTTTGCAGAAAATCGACGTAGACGGTTTGCCGATGGCCGAAAAATCGGTCGAGGAGTGGCTGACGAAGCGCAACAACTGGAACCCCTACCCGGTCGTGCGCTATACAGAGCGGCCAGATGTTGCCGCCATGCATATCCTTGAAGGGCATGTCCTCATCTATGTGGACACGTCGCCAAGCGTGATGATCACGCCGACGACCGTCTTTCACCACGTCCAGCACGCGGAGGAGTTTCGAGAAAATCCGGCGGTGGGCGCCTATATCCGTTGGGTGCGGTTTTTGGGCATCGTCGCCTCTCTGTTTTTAATACCGCTGTGGATTTTGTTCACGTTGATTCATCGCGAATGGTTGCCAGAGCCGCTGTCCTTTTTAGGACCGGACACGGTAGGTGCGATTCCGATCATCTTGCAGTTTCTGTTAGCCGATATCGGCATCGATATGATGCGGATGGCAGCCATTCATACGCCATCCCCTCTGGCGACAGCGATGGGGTTGATTGCGGCTGTGTTGATCGGTGACATTGCCGTCAAAGTCGGTCTGTTCTCACCGGAGTCGATCTTGTATCTGTCGGTGGCGGCGATCGGAATGTTCGCAACACCAAGCTACGAATTGTCGATGGCCAATCGGCTTTCGCGGATGTTTTTCATTCTGGCGGTCGCATTTTTCGACTGGTACGGATTGGTGGCGGCGGTGGCACTGTGGTTTATCTTGCTGGCGCGCACCAAGTCGATCAATCGGCCCTACCTCTGGCCGCTGCTGCCCTTTAACTTTAAGGCGCTGTGGGAGATCATGGTTCGCACGCCGATGCAGTACAAGAACCAGCGGCCGTCCCTGCTGAATCCGAAAGACAAAGATAGGCAGCCGAACTAG
- a CDS encoding cell wall hydrolase — protein MPLRRVKATNAHLRLLAQLMQAEARGEGRRGQELVGSVLINRVVADCKPDFHNLRTIPQAIYGKFGPSRSPFEPVQNGEIYKMRPTSQDLRRARELANGRIDSLTRRSLWFYNPSPGRAYRAPCTGQMPRAPKTQYQFSFKNHCFYTGTPGYCPEFL, from the coding sequence ATGCCGTTACGCAGAGTGAAGGCAACAAACGCACATCTTCGATTGTTGGCGCAACTGATGCAGGCCGAGGCGCGCGGGGAAGGTCGGCGCGGGCAGGAGCTGGTGGGGAGTGTGTTGATCAATCGAGTCGTCGCGGACTGCAAACCTGACTTTCATAACCTTCGCACGATCCCGCAGGCGATCTACGGGAAATTCGGCCCGTCGCGATCGCCGTTCGAACCTGTACAAAATGGCGAAATCTATAAGATGCGTCCGACATCACAAGACCTTCGTCGCGCACGCGAGTTGGCCAATGGGCGGATCGATTCGCTGACCAGAAGATCGCTATGGTTTTACAACCCTTCTCCGGGTCGAGCGTACCGAGCACCCTGTACTGGGCAAATGCCGCGCGCACCGAAAACGCAGTATCAGTTCTCCTTCAAAAACCACTGTTTCTATACGGGAACACCAGGTTATTGCCCGGAGTTCCTCTAA
- a CDS encoding lamin tail domain-containing protein, whose translation MKPQNKKFTSVLLSALLSAGLIAGMMPASESSAAAVTYPLITEVYADTNVSYEPEEFIAITNPTSSALSIGGWYLKIGSGSSKLAFPSGTTLTAGQTLYVTKTATTFKSEMLFQADFEYGSDSDTTVPQLTVTGSVPSLANAGSAVYLYNASGVNIDAFAYGSGTATTGWTGPSVPNVSEGTYFVREKDEMSGQFPDTDSKADWEHLRVYQAGQSRFNAPTYSYAGTIQPYSSPDNSFATLAALMNSATTSIDLNLYEFQSVQLLDVIKNALARGVQVRVFLEGGPVGGLLNDSKYVSQQIVNAGGQVRYIISDSTIGAYKRYRFDHAKYAIIDSKSIFTQSENWKSTGVPYNQNYGNRGWGIIVNDTQTAQFFSGVFNTDWNTASKDSFAFTESHAKYGAPAVGFTPDTSTPPTGTYKGGFKSKPINGEFRVTPILAPDSTYLQQNSIIGLARQAQNTLLVEQLYIHKHWGPTATGSVTTTPDVYLEEVIAAARRGVKVRVLLDSAFLDSSDPRDNQYTVQYINSIAATESLDMQAKLVNLPAVGIEKIHNKGMIADSNKTLVSSINWSSNSPTNNREAGVLVENTEVAAYYEALFWHDWTGGAQSWNPEEPKGTAHIQINEVMYLTGGFDATREYVELFNPNNVAYDLTGYKLSNKSGNFTLPAGTVIPAHSYLMVGKDSVGFSAYKGFGLDVSGMNLTLTNTGDNLLLKNASGVTVDNVAWNNYVTNWSLYTNNGQVLSRKSPTLDTDTMDDWIVTTPNPKQ comes from the coding sequence ATGAAGCCACAGAACAAGAAATTTACCTCTGTGCTGCTCTCCGCACTGCTGTCGGCAGGACTGATCGCAGGCATGATGCCTGCAAGCGAGTCTAGTGCTGCGGCGGTGACGTATCCGCTGATCACTGAAGTGTACGCAGATACTAATGTTTCGTATGAACCGGAAGAATTCATCGCAATCACCAACCCGACCTCGTCCGCGCTTTCCATCGGCGGATGGTACCTGAAAATCGGCTCGGGCTCATCCAAGCTGGCGTTTCCGTCTGGCACCACGCTTACAGCCGGGCAAACGCTGTATGTGACCAAGACGGCAACCACTTTTAAATCTGAAATGTTGTTCCAAGCCGACTTTGAATATGGGAGCGACTCGGACACCACCGTGCCGCAGTTGACGGTCACGGGCTCCGTGCCGAGCCTCGCAAACGCAGGCAGCGCTGTCTATCTGTACAACGCGAGCGGTGTGAACATCGACGCGTTTGCATACGGCTCGGGAACCGCGACCACAGGCTGGACAGGCCCATCCGTTCCGAACGTTTCGGAAGGCACGTACTTCGTGCGTGAAAAAGACGAGATGTCCGGACAATTCCCAGATACCGACTCCAAAGCGGACTGGGAACACCTCCGCGTCTATCAAGCAGGTCAATCTCGCTTTAACGCTCCGACCTATTCGTACGCGGGCACGATCCAACCCTATTCCTCGCCTGACAACAGCTTCGCGACGCTGGCAGCTCTGATGAACTCGGCCACGACCAGCATCGACCTGAACCTCTACGAATTCCAATCGGTCCAACTGCTTGATGTGATCAAAAACGCCCTTGCCCGCGGTGTACAAGTCCGCGTCTTCTTGGAAGGGGGCCCTGTCGGCGGATTGCTCAACGACAGCAAATATGTATCCCAGCAGATCGTAAACGCAGGCGGCCAAGTTCGCTACATCATCTCCGACTCCACCATCGGAGCCTACAAGCGCTACCGCTTCGACCATGCAAAATACGCGATCATTGACAGCAAGAGCATCTTCACCCAGTCGGAGAACTGGAAATCGACCGGCGTGCCGTACAACCAAAACTACGGCAATCGCGGCTGGGGCATCATCGTCAATGACACGCAGACTGCCCAGTTCTTCAGCGGCGTGTTCAACACCGACTGGAACACTGCGTCCAAGGATTCCTTCGCGTTCACGGAGAGTCACGCCAAGTACGGCGCACCTGCGGTCGGTTTCACACCTGACACCAGCACTCCGCCGACCGGCACCTACAAGGGCGGCTTCAAGAGCAAACCGATCAACGGCGAATTCCGCGTAACGCCAATCCTTGCACCGGACAGCACCTACCTGCAGCAAAACTCGATCATCGGTTTGGCGCGTCAAGCACAAAATACGCTGTTGGTCGAACAGCTCTATATCCACAAACACTGGGGTCCGACCGCTACTGGTAGCGTGACGACGACGCCCGATGTCTATTTGGAAGAAGTGATCGCAGCGGCTCGACGCGGCGTGAAAGTCCGCGTGCTGCTCGATTCCGCCTTCCTCGATTCGAGCGATCCGCGCGACAACCAGTACACCGTCCAGTACATCAACAGCATCGCTGCCACCGAGTCTCTTGACATGCAAGCGAAATTGGTCAATCTCCCAGCTGTCGGCATTGAGAAGATTCACAACAAAGGCATGATCGCCGACAGCAACAAAACGTTGGTCTCCTCGATCAACTGGTCATCTAACTCTCCGACCAACAACCGCGAAGCAGGTGTGCTCGTCGAAAACACCGAAGTCGCCGCTTACTATGAGGCGCTGTTCTGGCATGACTGGACAGGCGGCGCGCAATCGTGGAACCCAGAAGAACCAAAAGGCACAGCACACATCCAGATCAACGAAGTGATGTATCTGACGGGCGGCTTTGACGCAACCCGCGAATATGTCGAATTGTTCAACCCGAACAACGTCGCTTACGACCTGACCGGGTACAAGCTATCCAACAAATCGGGCAACTTCACCTTGCCGGCTGGCACCGTAATCCCAGCACACTCCTATCTGATGGTCGGCAAAGACAGCGTGGGCTTCTCCGCTTACAAAGGTTTTGGCCTCGACGTTTCCGGCATGAATTTGACGCTGACCAACACCGGCGACAACCTGCTCTTGAAAAACGCTTCCGGTGTGACGGTTGACAATGTCGCATGGAACAACTACGTGACCAACTGGTCGCTCTACACCAATAACGGACAAGTCCTGTCTCGCAAGTCCCCGACGCTCGATACCGACACGATGGACGACTGGATTGTGACTACACCGAACCCGAAACAATAA
- a CDS encoding D-alanyl-D-alanine carboxypeptidase family protein, whose amino-acid sequence MRQLGQILTTFCLLVYFLTLTSMADVLAAHEEKKPTGLSAQGAILYDRQSGQFLFEQNPDQPLYPASITKVLTAILALEKGDLSAKVKTSKLAREQEGNRIYLEYDEEQTLENLLYGLMLNSGNDAAVAIAEHIGGSVEQFADMMNQKAKALGATHTHFVTPSGLHDDLHTTTARDMALISSYAMNNQTFRKIVATESLPWKGQVWESTLINLNQMLYNYEGTTGIKTGFTDQAQQTITVSAKRGDRELIAVLMGVENRPKIREEATVLLDYGFDQFVTTKLASKGDVIQSFALNATPVRATLAEDVYRTLPLESTPSPSFTSIPHINVPQAPFRKGDVVGSIDYVTDGQIIVSVDLLADNDVAAWPINEAVAVIENKFLLLFTLVTVLLFLSKRIVKFRKSRSI is encoded by the coding sequence ATGCGACAACTAGGTCAAATACTCACAACTTTCTGTCTGCTTGTCTACTTTCTGACTCTAACTAGTATGGCCGATGTTTTGGCCGCTCATGAGGAGAAAAAGCCAACCGGGTTATCGGCCCAAGGCGCCATCTTGTACGATCGGCAGTCCGGCCAGTTTCTGTTTGAACAAAATCCGGACCAACCGCTCTATCCTGCTTCGATCACCAAAGTGCTCACCGCCATTCTCGCTTTGGAAAAAGGGGACCTGAGCGCCAAGGTGAAAACGTCCAAACTAGCTCGTGAACAGGAAGGCAACCGCATCTACCTTGAGTATGATGAAGAGCAAACGCTCGAAAATCTGCTGTATGGCCTGATGCTCAACTCCGGCAATGACGCAGCCGTAGCCATTGCCGAACATATCGGCGGCTCCGTCGAGCAATTTGCCGACATGATGAATCAAAAAGCGAAAGCGCTCGGGGCGACTCACACCCATTTTGTGACGCCAAGCGGTTTGCACGATGACTTACATACCACGACCGCCCGCGACATGGCACTTATCTCTTCCTACGCAATGAACAATCAAACGTTTCGTAAAATCGTCGCGACTGAGAGCTTGCCTTGGAAAGGTCAAGTCTGGGAAAGCACCTTGATCAATCTGAATCAGATGCTCTACAACTACGAAGGTACAACGGGCATCAAGACCGGATTCACCGATCAGGCCCAGCAAACGATCACCGTCTCCGCCAAGCGCGGGGACCGCGAACTGATCGCCGTGTTGATGGGTGTGGAAAACCGCCCGAAAATTCGTGAAGAGGCAACCGTTCTGCTCGATTATGGCTTTGATCAGTTTGTCACAACGAAATTGGCATCCAAAGGCGATGTCATTCAATCGTTCGCACTGAATGCCACACCAGTCCGAGCAACTTTGGCCGAAGACGTTTACCGCACCCTGCCGCTTGAAAGCACACCTTCACCTTCATTCACTTCGATTCCGCACATCAATGTGCCACAAGCGCCGTTTCGCAAAGGCGATGTCGTCGGCTCGATCGACTACGTGACCGACGGGCAGATCATCGTCTCTGTCGATCTGCTTGCTGACAACGATGTAGCCGCTTGGCCGATCAATGAGGCGGTTGCTGTCATCGAGAACAAGTTCCTGCTTCTCTTCACATTGGTCACAGTCCTGCTCTTTCTGTCGAAAAGAATTGTGAAATTTAGGAAGTCCCGTTCCATCTGA
- a CDS encoding TrkH family potassium uptake protein → MPKKRSWQLKSWQKFLSPARFLMIGFAVLAIVGAILLSLPVATENGEGLPFVDALFMATSAICVTGLVVVDTGSTLSMFGEVVLLTLVQIGGLGIMTVATFVTIWTGKKIGLTERLHLQQSLNVSSLEGLIRLSRNVVLMTLAIEFVFALILAYRFSGHMPLGKALYYGIFHSIAAFCNAGFDLFGDYKSLADYAGDPVVNISVMTLVSVGGLGMAVMADLLRKLVNRKERLMFHSKLVLIASVVLFVVGTLGYYALEHGNQGTLAEKSEGEQLLAAGFASVTARSSGFATINYEEMSQSGQFWTMMLMFIGASPGSAGGGIRTTTALVILLFVWTVVTNRGQTVIFKRAISPRVINKSLTIAVMSMTLIVVTTMILTITENREFNRVLFEAVSAVSTVGLSTNLTPELSPAGKVVVLIVMYIGRLGPLTLALALAARHQGKPSNVRYPEGNVYVG, encoded by the coding sequence ATGCCAAAAAAACGTTCATGGCAGTTAAAAAGCTGGCAAAAATTTTTATCGCCGGCACGCTTTTTGATGATCGGTTTCGCAGTTTTGGCGATCGTGGGAGCGATTCTGCTCAGCTTGCCCGTTGCGACGGAAAATGGAGAAGGGCTGCCTTTTGTTGATGCTTTGTTTATGGCGACATCTGCCATCTGTGTGACGGGGCTGGTGGTCGTCGATACGGGGAGCACCTTATCAATGTTTGGGGAAGTGGTCCTTCTGACGCTCGTCCAGATCGGTGGGCTAGGTATTATGACGGTGGCGACCTTTGTGACGATCTGGACGGGGAAAAAAATCGGCCTGACAGAACGTCTGCACCTGCAGCAATCGCTAAATGTCTCCTCGCTTGAAGGGCTGATCCGGTTATCGCGCAACGTGGTGTTGATGACGTTAGCGATCGAATTTGTGTTTGCGTTGATCCTCGCTTACCGTTTTTCGGGTCATATGCCGCTTGGAAAAGCGCTGTATTATGGAATCTTCCACTCGATTGCCGCATTTTGTAATGCCGGATTTGACTTATTTGGCGATTATAAGAGCTTGGCCGATTATGCGGGAGATCCGGTAGTCAACATCTCGGTGATGACGCTGGTGTCGGTCGGAGGCTTAGGCATGGCAGTGATGGCCGACTTGCTGCGCAAACTGGTCAATCGCAAGGAACGGCTGATGTTCCATTCTAAGTTGGTGCTGATCGCAAGCGTCGTGTTGTTCGTGGTCGGTACTCTCGGTTATTATGCGCTGGAGCATGGGAATCAGGGCACACTGGCCGAGAAGAGCGAAGGGGAGCAACTACTTGCCGCCGGGTTTGCGTCGGTTACAGCCCGTTCCTCAGGTTTTGCGACGATCAATTATGAAGAGATGTCACAAAGTGGTCAGTTCTGGACGATGATGCTGATGTTTATCGGAGCGTCGCCCGGTTCGGCCGGCGGCGGGATTCGCACGACGACGGCGCTCGTTATCTTGCTGTTCGTCTGGACGGTCGTGACCAATCGGGGGCAGACGGTCATCTTCAAGCGGGCAATCTCACCGCGGGTGATCAATAAGTCACTGACCATCGCCGTGATGTCGATGACGCTGATCGTGGTGACGACGATGATTTTGACGATCACGGAAAATCGGGAGTTTAACAGGGTGCTGTTTGAAGCCGTTTCGGCAGTTTCGACCGTCGGGCTCTCGACCAACCTGACGCCCGAACTTTCTCCAGCCGGAAAAGTCGTGGTGCTGATCGTGATGTACATCGGACGTCTCGGGCCATTGACCCTAGCGCTTGCATTGGCTGCCCGTCATCAAGGGAAGCCATCCAATGTGCGCTATCCGGAAGGCAACGTGTACGTCGGGTGA
- the ribD gene encoding bifunctional diaminohydroxyphosphoribosylaminopyrimidine deaminase/5-amino-6-(5-phosphoribosylamino)uracil reductase RibD, with protein sequence MNDQHYMNLALQLAAMAKGKTNPNPLVGAVIVKEGRVIGQGAHLRAGEPHAEVHAFRMAGEAAKGATLYVTLEPCSHHGRTPPCADLVISSQVGRVVVAMLDPNPLVAGRGVTRIREAGIEVEVGVLEQEARRLNERFVHNMLTKQPFVTVKTAMTLDGKIAAHSGDSRWITGEESRAFVHRLRDAADAILVGIGTVLADDPELTTRLPEGGGKHPVRIVLDRQLRTPETARVVSTEQAKTWIFTGPDVDEDKAARLRELGVDVIQVPLSDGGLDLRAVLDLLYQLGITDLLVEGGASVNGAFLKQGLINKVVSFIAPKLIGGATAPTPYAGDGFDKMADAVDLLDLTVERYGADLCLIGYPKRAEV encoded by the coding sequence GTGAACGATCAACATTATATGAACCTCGCATTGCAACTGGCAGCGATGGCAAAAGGCAAAACGAACCCGAATCCCCTGGTAGGAGCTGTCATTGTGAAAGAAGGCCGCGTCATCGGGCAAGGAGCGCATCTGCGCGCTGGAGAGCCGCACGCTGAGGTCCATGCGTTTCGCATGGCAGGTGAAGCGGCAAAGGGGGCGACGCTGTATGTGACGCTGGAACCTTGCAGTCATCATGGGCGAACGCCGCCCTGCGCAGATCTGGTGATCTCCTCGCAGGTTGGGCGCGTGGTCGTTGCGATGCTCGACCCGAACCCGCTGGTGGCCGGACGCGGTGTCACGCGCATACGGGAAGCAGGCATTGAAGTGGAAGTTGGCGTCTTGGAACAGGAGGCGCGTCGGTTGAACGAGCGTTTTGTGCACAACATGCTGACCAAGCAGCCGTTTGTGACGGTGAAAACGGCGATGACGCTCGATGGCAAGATCGCAGCGCACAGCGGGGACAGCCGTTGGATTACCGGGGAGGAATCACGCGCCTTCGTGCACCGTCTGCGCGATGCGGCGGACGCGATTCTTGTCGGTATCGGTACCGTCCTCGCCGATGATCCGGAACTGACGACCCGCTTGCCTGAGGGTGGTGGGAAGCATCCGGTGCGGATCGTGCTCGACAGACAGCTTCGCACGCCCGAGACGGCGCGAGTGGTCAGCACAGAACAGGCGAAAACGTGGATTTTCACCGGGCCAGATGTTGATGAAGATAAAGCGGCACGCCTGCGCGAGCTTGGGGTTGATGTGATCCAAGTGCCGCTGAGCGATGGCGGGCTTGACCTGCGCGCCGTGTTGGACTTGCTATATCAGCTTGGCATCACCGATCTGCTCGTCGAAGGAGGGGCCTCGGTCAACGGCGCGTTTTTGAAACAAGGTCTGATCAACAAAGTCGTCTCGTTCATCGCGCCGAAGCTGATCGGTGGAGCGACCGCTCCGACGCCTTACGCGGGTGACGGGTTTGATAAGATGGCAGACGCGGTAGATCTGTTAGACCTGACCGTCGAGCGGTATGGCGCAGATCTTTGTCTGATCGGCTACCCGAAACGGGCGGAGGTGTAG
- a CDS encoding riboflavin synthase has translation MFTGLVEEVGTIQEIRTSGKAIHLKMRAASILGDVALGDSISVNGICLTVTHFDGGSFTVDVVPETMRRTALHELSVGSPVNLERAMAMGQRFGGHIVSGHIDGIGQITEIVDEDIAKVVRIKAMPDVLRYLVEKGSITIDGVSLTVMDVASDSFRVSVIPHTWQVTVLRHRRIGSVVNLECDIIGKYVERLLLPYAPGEVKGKQNITLEYLQQNGFA, from the coding sequence ATGTTTACCGGTTTGGTCGAAGAGGTCGGGACGATTCAGGAGATTCGCACGTCCGGCAAAGCGATCCATTTGAAGATGCGAGCAGCTTCCATTTTGGGAGATGTCGCGCTGGGTGATTCGATCTCTGTCAACGGGATCTGTCTGACGGTGACTCACTTTGACGGGGGTTCATTTACGGTCGATGTCGTGCCAGAAACGATGCGCCGCACCGCACTGCACGAGTTGTCCGTCGGTTCGCCAGTCAATCTGGAGCGGGCGATGGCGATGGGCCAGCGTTTCGGCGGACATATCGTTTCCGGACATATTGACGGGATCGGCCAGATCACCGAGATCGTGGATGAGGACATAGCGAAAGTGGTGCGGATCAAAGCGATGCCTGACGTCTTGCGCTATCTGGTCGAGAAGGGGTCGATCACGATCGACGGGGTGTCGCTGACGGTGATGGATGTGGCGAGCGACTCGTTTCGAGTTTCTGTCATTCCGCACACCTGGCAGGTGACCGTGTTGCGTCATCGTCGCATCGGTTCTGTCGTCAATTTGGAATGTGACATCATCGGCAAGTATGTGGAACGCCTGTTATTGCCATATGCACCCGGAGAAGTAAAGGGCAAGCAGAACATCACCTTAGAATATTTGCAACAAAACGGGTTTGCGTAA